Proteins encoded within one genomic window of Brienomyrus brachyistius isolate T26 chromosome 22, BBRACH_0.4, whole genome shotgun sequence:
- the LOC125718500 gene encoding voltage-dependent calcium channel gamma-4 subunit-like: MAWRDLGVQMILATAGAFTAFSLMTIAIGTDYWLYSRAYICNTTNISADEIQTQPKKTKGDLTHSGLWRICCIEGINKGSCYRINHFPDDNDYDTDSSEYLLRIVRASSVFPILSTVLLLLGGVCVGVGRIYGNRNSILLCAGILFVAAGLSNIIGIIVYISSNTGDPSDKREEDKKSQYNYGWSFYFGALSFILAESMAVLAVHIYIERNKELRFRSRRRRPHKSASSSSSSPYSRMPSFRYRRRRSRSRSRSRSTSRSRSTEPSREPSPVGIKIAAPPAGGDVSMYTLTRDPLKSGTAASYSPEHDSDFLHIHNCFPKDVNDTLNKRTTPV; encoded by the exons ATGGCGTGGCGTGATCTTGGGGTTCAGATGATTCTGGCGACCGCGGGGGCTTTTACAGCTTTCAGCCTGATGACTATCGCTATAGGCACGGACTACTGGCTTTACTCCCGAGCCTACATATGTAACACCACCAACATCAGCGCGGACGAAATCCAGAcgcaaccaaagaaaaccaaaggCGATCTTACGCAttccgggctttggagaatctgTTGTATCGAAG GTATAAATAAGGGGAGCTGCTATCGGATCAACCATTTCCCGGATGACAACGACTATGACACGGACAGCTCAGAGTACCTGCTAC GTATTGTTCGCGCCTCCAGCGTGTTTCCCATCCTCAGCACCGTCCTACTGCTGCTGGGCGGCGTGTGTGTAGGAGTGGGTCGTATCTACGGCAACAGGAACAGCATCCTGCTCTGTGCTGGCATCCTCTTTGTGGCGGCAG GTCTGAGCAACATCATCGGCATCATCGTCTACATCTCCAGCAACACCGGCGACCCCAGCGACAAGCGCGAGGAAGACAAGAAGAGCCAGTATAACTACGGCTGGTCCTTCTACTTCGGCGCGCTCTCCTTCATCCTGGCCGAGTCCATGGCTGTACTGGCCGTCCACATCTACATTGAGCGCAACAAGGAGCTGCGTTTCCGCTCGCGCCGCCGCCGCCCCCACAAGTCagcctcgtcctcgtcctcctcgCCGTACTCCCGCATGCCCAGCTTCCGCTACCGCCGGCGCCGCTCCCGCTCCCGCTCTCGCTCCCGCTCCACCTCCCGTTCCCGCTCCACCgagccctcccgggagccctcgCCTGTGGGCATCAAGATAGCCGCTCCGCCTGCGGGGGGCGACGTCTCCATGTACACCCTGACTCGGGACCCGCTCAAATCCGGCACCGCCGCCTCCTACAGTCCCGAGCACGACTCTGACTTCCTGCACATCCACAACTGCTTCCCAAAAGACGTCAACGACACCCTCAATAAGAGGACGACACCAGTatga